The following are encoded in a window of Gimesia chilikensis genomic DNA:
- a CDS encoding arylsulfatase has protein sequence MKLPRLISTISLTLLAFVCLHNNLFAAERPNVLLILCDDLGFSDLGCYGGEIQTPHLDQLAADGMRFTQFYNCAVCVTTRSALLTGLYPRQEKRPRLRTNMLTLGEALRRAGYATSLTGKWHLGNQSPLRPIDRGFDEYYGVLDGCCNYFNPAKQDPVFYNGGRFRAFARNDKSIMKFPGGYYTTDAFSDHAIETIKQFSQGEKPFFIHLCYTAPHFPLHAFQADIERYRGKYADGYLKMREQRHKRQAELGLFTEQPELSPPENKKGDYPYDYDVPDWEKLPDEERKREEARMETYAAMVDRMDRGIGRVLTALDDAGLADNTVVIFLSDNGGCASWPSGRPGQETGFLKYNQDIPVGDGRGYEFVGKGWGWAQNAPFRQFKTWCYEGGIATPMIVRWPGKVARGSITHQVGHIIDFMPTLLELANSDYPHEFNGNTLLPVEGKSLLPVLHGKQRNGHKSLSWELFGNRAIRQGDWKLVWGASEKRWELYDLKADRSETNNLAAKFPERVNQMARDWEAWQKKIEK, from the coding sequence ATGAAGCTCCCTCGATTGATCTCGACTATCTCGTTGACGCTGTTGGCTTTTGTCTGTCTCCATAACAACTTATTCGCCGCAGAACGTCCCAATGTGCTCTTAATCCTCTGCGACGATCTGGGATTTTCCGATCTTGGCTGTTATGGCGGTGAGATTCAGACGCCTCATCTCGATCAACTTGCAGCGGATGGAATGCGTTTTACCCAGTTCTATAACTGTGCTGTCTGTGTCACGACACGCTCGGCGCTGTTGACAGGCCTGTACCCCCGACAGGAAAAGAGGCCCCGACTGAGAACCAACATGCTCACTCTCGGCGAGGCCCTGCGGAGGGCCGGCTATGCTACGTCACTGACGGGGAAGTGGCATCTGGGAAATCAATCCCCGTTACGGCCCATCGACCGTGGTTTCGATGAGTACTACGGCGTACTCGACGGTTGCTGTAACTACTTCAATCCGGCAAAACAGGATCCCGTGTTCTACAACGGTGGTCGGTTTCGTGCCTTTGCACGCAACGATAAAAGCATCATGAAATTCCCAGGCGGCTATTACACAACCGACGCCTTTTCCGACCATGCCATCGAGACGATCAAACAGTTCTCTCAGGGCGAAAAACCATTCTTCATTCATCTCTGCTACACCGCCCCCCACTTTCCCCTGCACGCATTCCAGGCAGATATTGAGCGGTATCGCGGGAAGTATGCTGATGGTTATCTCAAGATGCGCGAACAACGACACAAGCGACAGGCTGAACTGGGCCTCTTCACTGAACAGCCTGAACTCTCGCCCCCAGAGAATAAAAAAGGCGACTACCCCTACGACTACGATGTGCCGGACTGGGAAAAGCTGCCAGATGAGGAGCGAAAACGCGAAGAAGCCCGCATGGAAACTTACGCCGCGATGGTAGACCGCATGGATCGCGGTATCGGACGAGTACTTACCGCACTCGATGATGCCGGTCTCGCAGACAACACCGTGGTAATCTTTCTTTCCGACAACGGTGGCTGCGCGTCATGGCCCAGCGGCAGACCCGGTCAGGAAACAGGCTTTCTCAAATACAACCAGGATATCCCCGTCGGCGACGGTCGCGGTTACGAGTTTGTCGGGAAAGGCTGGGGCTGGGCACAGAACGCCCCCTTCCGTCAGTTCAAGACCTGGTGTTACGAAGGCGGAATCGCTACTCCGATGATTGTCCGCTGGCCAGGCAAAGTCGCCCGCGGATCGATCACACATCAGGTCGGTCACATCATCGACTTCATGCCAACACTGCTGGAACTGGCCAACAGTGACTATCCGCACGAGTTCAATGGAAATACGCTGCTCCCGGTTGAAGGCAAGAGTCTGTTACCTGTCTTACATGGAAAACAACGCAACGGGCACAAATCGTTAAGCTGGGAGCTGTTTGGCAACCGCGCGATTCGACAAGGCGATTGGAAGCTGGTCTGGGGCGCGAGCGAAAAGCGGTGGGAACTATACGACCTGAAGGCCGACCGCAGTGAAACCAATAACCTTGCTGCAAAGTTCCCCGAACGCGTGAACCAGATGGCCCGCGACTGGGAAGCGTGGCAAAAGAAAATTGAGAAGTGA
- a CDS encoding NAD-dependent epimerase/dehydratase family protein: MSHCLVTGGAGFIGSHLCEQLIQQGQQVTAVDDLSTGFLKNLDAIIDHPQFTFRTGSITDPVLMAEMVQGVDTIYHMAAAVGVKLVADNPVRTIETNIYPTEVLLRHAVQGGQKFFLASTSEVYGKNPKERWTEEDDLQFGPTTRPRWAYGASKAIDEFLALAYHQKYGLDVRIGRFFNVVGPRQVGQYGMVIPRFIDQALDGGPVVVFDDGSQIRCFGHVSEIVDCVIDLTNLDSASGQVYNVGGDEPVSIKGLAEAIIAKVNPDVKVDYLPYNKAYNEDFEDVQRRIPDLGRLEQTLGRKPSVKLDAILDDIIAFKKQARGLA, translated from the coding sequence ATGTCTCATTGCCTCGTTACCGGTGGGGCCGGCTTTATTGGCAGTCACCTCTGTGAACAATTAATTCAGCAGGGACAACAGGTTACAGCCGTAGATGATCTCTCGACCGGGTTCTTGAAGAACCTGGATGCGATTATCGACCATCCGCAGTTTACCTTCCGGACCGGGTCGATCACCGACCCTGTGCTGATGGCAGAAATGGTGCAGGGCGTTGACACAATTTATCACATGGCGGCAGCCGTCGGGGTGAAACTGGTCGCAGATAACCCGGTGCGGACGATTGAGACCAATATTTATCCGACCGAAGTGCTGCTGCGGCACGCAGTGCAGGGGGGACAGAAATTTTTCCTGGCTTCCACCAGCGAGGTTTACGGCAAAAACCCCAAAGAACGCTGGACCGAAGAAGACGATCTGCAGTTCGGACCGACGACGCGTCCCCGCTGGGCTTATGGAGCCTCGAAGGCCATCGACGAATTTCTGGCACTGGCTTATCACCAGAAATACGGGCTGGATGTGCGGATCGGTCGCTTTTTCAACGTGGTGGGCCCCCGACAGGTGGGACAATACGGCATGGTGATTCCCCGTTTCATCGATCAGGCTCTGGACGGTGGTCCGGTAGTCGTATTTGATGATGGTTCCCAGATCCGCTGCTTTGGACACGTTTCAGAAATCGTGGACTGTGTGATCGATCTGACCAACCTGGATTCTGCCTCCGGGCAGGTTTATAACGTCGGCGGTGATGAACCGGTTTCAATCAAAGGACTGGCCGAAGCAATTATCGCTAAGGTCAACCCGGACGTTAAAGTCGATTACCTGCCTTATAACAAGGCCTATAATGAAGACTTCGAAGATGTCCAGCGCCGGATTCCCGACCTGGGGCGGCTGGAGCAGACACTGGGACGCAAACCAAGTGTGAAGCTGGATGCGATCCTGGATGACATCATCGCCTTCAAAAAACAGGCCCGCGGCCTGGCCTGA
- a CDS encoding DUF1501 domain-containing protein, translating to MLFPPQSHSEQTLLNRRRFFATGASGLGTLALASLLKEEGLLASETSAPQAHFAPKAKRCIYLFMEGGPSQMDLFDPKPKLNELDGQPMPESMLKDIKFAFIQKEAARLMGSPRTFKRYGESGMELSDLLPHLSTCVDDIAMIRSMHCEQFNHLPGQLMMLTGSDLQGRPTLGSWLNYGLGSESSNLPGYVVLATLGRGLPGGASSWSSGFLPSQYAGTLFRNQGSPVLNLETPQQVSSAAQMRSLQAINELNGLRFEQVGNPEIASRINAYELAFRMQQTAPELLDLSGETKTTLEEYGVTRDEASKSGTAGFLGSYARNCLLARRMVERGVRFVTLFLSTWDHHSSLDSGLERYTQISDQPVAALLKDLKRRGLLDDTLVVWGGEFGRTPLGENRVNFKKVTGRDHHPYSFSMWMAGGGIKGGQTIGETDEIGWGVAKDPIHVHDLHATILHLFGLNHEELTYRFQGRDFRLTDVEGNVVERLLA from the coding sequence ATGCTGTTTCCACCACAGTCACATTCTGAGCAGACGCTGCTGAATCGGCGGCGGTTCTTTGCCACCGGTGCCAGTGGTCTGGGAACGCTGGCCCTGGCTTCACTGCTGAAAGAGGAAGGCCTGCTCGCTTCCGAGACTTCCGCGCCGCAGGCTCACTTTGCCCCGAAGGCCAAACGCTGCATCTACCTGTTCATGGAAGGGGGGCCGAGCCAGATGGATCTGTTCGACCCCAAACCGAAGCTGAATGAACTCGATGGTCAGCCGATGCCCGAGTCGATGCTCAAAGACATCAAGTTTGCTTTCATCCAGAAAGAGGCGGCCCGCCTGATGGGGAGCCCGCGCACGTTCAAACGCTACGGCGAGTCTGGCATGGAGCTTTCCGATTTGCTGCCTCATCTGAGTACCTGTGTGGACGATATCGCCATGATCCGTTCCATGCACTGTGAGCAGTTCAATCACCTGCCCGGCCAGCTGATGATGCTCACCGGATCCGATCTACAGGGGCGCCCCACATTGGGCTCGTGGCTCAACTATGGACTGGGGAGCGAATCCTCAAACCTGCCGGGCTACGTGGTGCTGGCGACGTTGGGACGCGGCCTGCCGGGCGGTGCCTCCAGCTGGTCCAGCGGTTTTCTCCCGTCGCAATATGCGGGCACACTCTTCCGAAATCAGGGGAGCCCGGTTCTGAATCTGGAAACACCTCAACAGGTTTCTTCCGCAGCACAGATGCGGAGCCTGCAGGCGATCAATGAATTAAACGGTCTGCGGTTCGAGCAGGTGGGGAATCCGGAAATTGCCAGCAGGATTAATGCGTATGAACTAGCATTCCGTATGCAGCAGACTGCACCGGAACTGCTCGATCTTTCGGGCGAGACGAAAACAACACTCGAAGAGTACGGTGTGACCCGCGACGAGGCTTCGAAGAGCGGCACAGCCGGCTTCCTCGGTTCGTATGCCCGCAACTGTCTGCTGGCACGACGGATGGTCGAACGGGGCGTGCGTTTCGTGACGCTGTTCCTCTCCACCTGGGATCATCACAGTTCACTCGACAGCGGGTTGGAGCGTTATACTCAAATCTCCGATCAGCCAGTCGCGGCTCTGCTCAAGGATCTCAAACGCCGTGGCCTGCTGGACGACACCCTGGTCGTCTGGGGAGGCGAATTCGGCCGCACGCCGCTGGGAGAAAACCGGGTCAATTTCAAGAAAGTCACCGGCCGCGACCATCATCCCTACTCTTTCAGCATGTGGATGGCGGGAGGCGGCATTAAAGGAGGCCAGACAATCGGCGAAACTGACGAAATCGGCTGGGGCGTCGCCAAAGATCCGATCCACGTCCACGATCTGCACGCCACGATTCTGCATCTGTTCGGCCTGAATCACGAAGAACTGACTTATCGCTTCCAGGGCCGCGACTTCCGATTGACCGATGTGGAAGGGAATGTGGTCGAGCGGTTGCTGGCCTGA
- the serS gene encoding serine--tRNA ligase: MLDLQFICENQEAILENCRNRGIEVDLARLTELDQRRRELIVQGDQVRQEQKSVSSQIPKAADNDEKQSLIAKGKELREQVSAIDIELREVETELRTEQARVPNLAHPDVPIGKEDKANTVVRLWGEKPAFDFTPLDHVALAEKHDLIDFEAGTRVAGHGFYYLKNEAVLLEMALCQYAMQKLVQEGFILHSTPDLARKEILEGIGFNPRGDETQIYSVENTDLSLVATAEITLGGSQKDQILDRETLPRKVAGLSHCFRTEAGAHGKATRGIYRVHQFTKVEMFAFTEPTNEASDEMHEEIVRIEEEIFQGLGLHYRVVDTCTGDLGAPAYRKYDLEAWMPGRGDAGDYGEVTSASNCTDYQSRRLGTRCKSSGQKGTEYVHTLNGTAVSIARAIIAVLENNQQADGSILIPEVLRPWVGKERIG; this comes from the coding sequence ATGTTGGATTTGCAGTTCATCTGCGAGAATCAGGAAGCGATTCTTGAGAATTGTCGTAATCGGGGAATTGAAGTCGATCTGGCACGGCTGACCGAACTGGATCAGCGTCGCCGGGAGCTGATTGTTCAAGGCGATCAGGTTCGTCAGGAACAGAAATCGGTCTCTTCCCAGATTCCGAAAGCCGCAGACAACGATGAGAAGCAGTCTCTGATTGCCAAGGGCAAAGAGCTCCGCGAGCAGGTTTCTGCCATCGATATCGAACTGCGGGAAGTCGAAACCGAACTGCGAACCGAACAGGCACGGGTACCCAACCTGGCCCACCCGGATGTCCCCATTGGTAAAGAGGATAAGGCGAACACCGTTGTGCGGTTGTGGGGTGAGAAGCCCGCCTTCGACTTTACTCCCCTGGATCACGTGGCCCTGGCTGAAAAACATGATCTGATCGATTTCGAAGCGGGTACGCGGGTGGCGGGACACGGCTTCTACTACCTGAAAAATGAAGCGGTTCTGCTGGAAATGGCCCTCTGCCAGTATGCCATGCAGAAGCTGGTGCAGGAAGGATTTATTCTGCACAGCACGCCGGACCTGGCGCGGAAAGAGATTCTGGAAGGGATTGGCTTTAATCCCCGCGGCGATGAAACCCAGATTTACTCTGTCGAAAACACCGACCTCAGCCTGGTTGCGACTGCAGAGATTACTCTGGGGGGATCGCAAAAAGATCAGATTCTGGATCGGGAAACGTTACCCCGCAAAGTCGCCGGGCTGTCACACTGTTTCCGTACTGAAGCGGGCGCACACGGTAAAGCGACACGTGGTATCTATCGCGTGCACCAGTTTACCAAGGTCGAAATGTTTGCTTTCACCGAGCCCACCAATGAAGCTTCTGACGAGATGCACGAAGAAATCGTGCGCATCGAGGAAGAGATCTTCCAGGGACTGGGCCTGCATTATCGCGTGGTCGATACCTGCACCGGAGACCTGGGAGCACCCGCTTATCGTAAATACGACCTGGAAGCCTGGATGCCCGGTCGCGGCGATGCCGGCGACTACGGCGAAGTGACTTCCGCCTCTAACTGTACCGACTACCAGTCTCGCCGACTCGGGACCCGCTGTAAATCCAGTGGCCAGAAAGGGACCGAATACGTTCACACGCTGAACGGGACCGCGGTTTCAATTGCCCGGGCGATTATCGCGGTACTGGAAAATAACCAACAGGCAGACGGCTCCATTCTGATTCCGGAAGTACTCCGTCCGTGGGTTGGAAAAGAGCGGATCGGTTAA
- a CDS encoding putative quinol monooxygenase, translated as MIFVIADIEIAEGKQAAFLEAFHNLVPLVHAEDGCIEYGPAVDEDTDIPVQVKNGSQIVTVMEKWESVDALKAHLAAPHMLTYREQVADLVKGTTIKVLKPA; from the coding sequence ATGATTTTTGTGATCGCAGATATCGAAATCGCGGAAGGCAAACAGGCCGCCTTCCTGGAAGCCTTCCACAACCTGGTTCCCCTGGTTCACGCGGAAGATGGTTGCATCGAATACGGACCGGCCGTGGATGAAGATACCGACATCCCGGTTCAGGTGAAGAACGGCAGCCAGATTGTGACCGTCATGGAGAAATGGGAAAGCGTTGATGCCCTCAAGGCACACCTCGCCGCTCCCCACATGCTGACCTACCGCGAACAGGTCGCAGACCTTGTCAAAGGGACCACGATCAAAGTCTTGAAGCCGGCTTAA
- a CDS encoding amidohydrolase — MSVLFRNCFRPTCLVLFVCLITSMVSAETATLIFKNGKVITLDFKSKIAEAIAIRDGKILAVGSNAEMKPFQGEQTKVVSLDGKTVIPGLIESHVHALRAARGELIQPHQELNSVAEIQAWIREKVKEVPPGRWITVPRTDITRLKERRRPTPAELDAACSTHPVYMNIARKNVLNTRGFELIGIRKEGDKLAGARVIFDEAGKPLMMEGGGGAISKLIPRETVPPEATREALKKLHAIYNSVGITSILERGSRVDEYREYELLKEQNELTVRMTMTIREQLRSAEAVREFTKKLGLITGDGDDWVRVGPLKISVDGGIHWGSTRLSEPYGEKRIKFYVLEDPDYRGDLAYSRELMAEIFEEGQKLGWQMCCHATGDGSVNEILSALEEVNQRLPVKGRRFCITHAYFPSGESVKRSRNLGVCYDTQTYLFYRDADAINQIYGPSWVNRFMGLKMFVDAGVPVAINSDHMNGFDPDHSMNAFNPFLALYIAVSRRDIYGDVYGPQQKLSREEALRCMTSDAAYISFEEDKKGTLEPGKLADLVVLDRDYLTCPEEEIKQIKPLLTVLDGKVVYDAAQDSGT, encoded by the coding sequence ATGTCTGTCCTGTTCCGGAATTGCTTTCGTCCCACCTGCCTGGTTCTGTTTGTCTGCCTGATTACATCGATGGTCTCCGCTGAGACAGCGACGCTGATCTTCAAAAACGGGAAGGTCATCACACTCGACTTCAAATCAAAGATCGCAGAAGCGATTGCCATACGCGACGGAAAAATCCTGGCGGTGGGCAGTAATGCTGAGATGAAGCCTTTTCAGGGGGAACAGACAAAGGTGGTCTCCCTGGACGGTAAGACTGTGATTCCGGGGTTGATTGAGTCGCACGTTCATGCTCTGCGGGCGGCCCGCGGAGAGTTGATTCAGCCGCATCAGGAACTGAATTCCGTTGCAGAGATTCAGGCCTGGATCCGGGAAAAAGTCAAAGAGGTGCCCCCGGGACGCTGGATCACCGTTCCCCGCACCGATATTACGCGGCTGAAAGAACGTCGACGTCCCACTCCGGCAGAACTGGATGCGGCTTGCAGTACGCATCCGGTTTATATGAATATCGCCCGTAAAAATGTGTTGAACACCCGCGGGTTTGAATTGATCGGCATTCGAAAAGAGGGAGATAAACTTGCGGGGGCAAGGGTTATCTTCGATGAAGCAGGGAAACCTTTAATGATGGAAGGGGGCGGCGGTGCGATCAGCAAGCTGATTCCGCGGGAAACCGTTCCCCCCGAAGCGACGCGGGAAGCCTTAAAGAAACTGCATGCGATTTATAATTCTGTCGGGATTACCAGCATCCTGGAGCGGGGCTCGCGCGTCGACGAGTATCGGGAATATGAGTTGTTGAAGGAGCAGAATGAGCTGACCGTGCGGATGACGATGACGATTCGCGAACAGCTGCGGAGCGCCGAGGCGGTGCGGGAGTTCACAAAGAAACTGGGCCTGATTACCGGAGATGGAGACGACTGGGTTCGTGTCGGCCCGCTGAAGATCTCCGTGGATGGCGGGATTCATTGGGGGAGTACCCGGCTTTCTGAACCCTATGGAGAAAAGCGAATCAAGTTTTATGTACTCGAAGATCCCGACTATCGGGGAGACCTGGCTTATTCGCGTGAGCTGATGGCGGAAATCTTTGAAGAGGGACAGAAACTGGGCTGGCAGATGTGTTGTCACGCGACCGGGGACGGGAGTGTGAATGAAATTCTCTCTGCTCTGGAAGAGGTAAATCAGCGGCTGCCCGTCAAGGGGCGTCGGTTCTGTATCACGCATGCCTACTTCCCCTCAGGCGAGTCAGTCAAGCGTTCGCGCAACCTCGGGGTCTGTTACGATACGCAGACCTACCTGTTCTATCGCGATGCCGATGCCATCAATCAGATCTATGGTCCGTCGTGGGTGAACCGTTTCATGGGGCTCAAAATGTTTGTGGATGCCGGCGTGCCGGTGGCGATCAACAGCGATCACATGAACGGCTTTGATCCGGATCATTCGATGAACGCCTTCAATCCGTTTCTGGCGTTGTATATCGCGGTCAGTCGTCGAGATATCTACGGGGACGTATATGGTCCCCAGCAGAAACTGAGCCGGGAAGAGGCCCTCCGCTGCATGACCAGCGATGCCGCCTACATCAGTTTTGAAGAGGATAAAAAGGGGACGCTGGAACCGGGCAAGCTGGCTGACCTGGTTGTGCTGGATCGGGACTATCTGACCTGTCCTGAGGAAGAGATCAAGCAGATCAAACCCCTGCTGACGGTTCTGGACGGAAAAGTCGTCTACGATGCAGCGCAAGATAGTGGAACCTGA
- a CDS encoding tetratricopeptide repeat protein — protein MNDQPDKDLPEDNTPDASEHAADQNQGPEDSEETPAGEAGQTDVEEGLPEWEPLTPELVEDEAIRGDFMLRWAAILLACLFAATYITDTQTLVHVKTGQYLASHGFWPPANDVFSYTATDRPWHNNGWLFDLSLSAVYGVLGGAGLTLLKVLLLGVTFYFIVRQSEREISTWWGSILAVLALIACFPQLTVTPEIITILGVVLTLYFLSAWQKQNSPRALWSLVPLFLVWANMDSRVVLGIALLLLYALGETVAAMLDRSVLNDDTDYKALWMVLGGSLVATLLNPTGWHSLSAGLSYYSVDYPIMQSMFQGQLRPEELGYFPMTSPQFWSSLNHYAVAAFILMLLTLVSFVLNQSRMSWGQLFVFVGFCGFSVLASHELVVTSVLCAIFANRNFQLWYRDNFRQTYSVETSELLFSRGGRALTVLTFFALAYLVVCGRFQGQGVTRHAIGLGLSPSLSRTIDGYRAALEESLDDRPFHFVLEQGDLLIWLDQKSFVDNRLALFTGTGESDLIALHDTTRRALRSERKEQQGSGKPEIWKATFNHYHVTHVLPRLSGMNPDYRTFFDLLTTPDWQLTSLNAATAVFYRTDTENEKTVEFLASHKLNFKELAFQQQKDFPEIRSDWARPQSIYSRYLLPQTVSLENDVQTARHYLGLMSQAGGNHELTSSFAILAIQKANRGLIENPNSAEAYRILGSAYSYLARLEAQLLIPPGANGQQRQQVGIDRMRYFQILHAYHQSLIIEPDFAPTHMLLFEIYSNMRKVDLAHRELKAYLEMVEGQEQMDDEAFARLRAYSEHVEKLQGQINQVSEELAQLEEKGGDRLQLASQAYQNGFVLLAQHYLDDPVYVKQNPLAQNLQATILMEVGQSEAAANQVSQLQRDAQNQPQIPWRAQAAFTSLGNGNYRGCFDLWRQEIREHEEARIAGVLQTLPLVQPPTNSFWPTQHAVSVINYLYGLAQQQTPLKLNMARCEIEAGQPEQATALLQEIIDDAPDTPYRPMIRFYLYQLTGTLIPEQPEAPAGQTEPEEVELPLVAPKP, from the coding sequence GTGAACGATCAACCAGACAAAGATTTGCCTGAAGACAATACTCCCGACGCTTCCGAGCACGCTGCTGATCAGAATCAGGGCCCCGAGGATTCGGAAGAAACACCCGCCGGGGAGGCTGGTCAGACTGATGTGGAAGAAGGTCTGCCCGAATGGGAACCATTGACCCCGGAACTGGTCGAAGACGAAGCGATCCGGGGCGACTTCATGTTACGCTGGGCCGCGATTCTGCTCGCCTGTCTGTTTGCAGCGACCTATATCACCGATACCCAGACCCTGGTGCATGTCAAAACGGGACAATACTTGGCCAGCCACGGCTTCTGGCCACCCGCGAACGATGTCTTCTCCTATACGGCCACCGATCGTCCCTGGCACAACAACGGCTGGTTGTTTGATCTGTCACTCTCCGCCGTCTATGGCGTCCTGGGAGGGGCTGGTTTAACGCTCCTGAAAGTCCTGTTACTTGGAGTGACGTTTTACTTCATTGTCCGGCAGAGTGAGCGGGAGATTTCCACCTGGTGGGGCTCGATACTCGCGGTGCTGGCTCTGATTGCCTGTTTTCCACAACTCACGGTTACGCCCGAGATCATTACGATACTGGGCGTTGTGTTAACCCTGTATTTTCTATCGGCGTGGCAGAAGCAGAATTCTCCCCGCGCACTCTGGTCTCTGGTCCCGCTGTTTCTTGTCTGGGCTAATATGGATTCACGAGTGGTGCTGGGGATTGCACTGCTGTTGTTATATGCCCTGGGGGAAACCGTGGCAGCGATGCTGGATCGCTCAGTGCTCAACGATGATACCGATTACAAGGCCTTGTGGATGGTGCTGGGGGGTAGCCTTGTTGCGACGCTGTTGAATCCGACCGGCTGGCATTCTCTGTCGGCAGGGCTGAGTTATTACTCAGTCGATTATCCCATTATGCAGTCCATGTTCCAGGGACAGTTGCGACCGGAAGAACTGGGGTATTTCCCGATGACCTCTCCCCAGTTCTGGAGCTCGCTGAATCATTATGCCGTCGCAGCGTTTATTCTGATGCTGCTGACACTGGTGAGTTTCGTGTTGAATCAGTCGCGCATGAGCTGGGGGCAGTTGTTTGTCTTTGTGGGCTTCTGCGGATTCTCTGTCCTGGCCAGTCACGAACTGGTGGTCACAAGTGTGTTGTGTGCCATCTTTGCGAACCGTAACTTTCAGTTGTGGTATCGCGATAACTTCCGTCAGACTTACAGTGTCGAGACTTCGGAGCTGTTGTTTTCACGGGGCGGACGCGCTCTGACTGTGCTGACATTTTTCGCCCTGGCTTATCTGGTTGTCTGCGGACGTTTCCAGGGACAGGGAGTTACCCGGCACGCTATTGGTTTAGGGCTTAGCCCTTCACTCAGTCGGACGATTGACGGCTATCGTGCCGCCCTTGAAGAGTCTCTTGATGATCGTCCTTTCCATTTCGTGCTGGAGCAGGGCGACCTGTTGATCTGGCTGGATCAGAAATCCTTCGTCGATAATCGCCTGGCTCTGTTTACAGGAACCGGGGAATCCGACCTGATTGCCTTGCACGACACAACGCGCCGGGCGCTCCGCTCGGAGCGTAAGGAGCAGCAGGGAAGCGGTAAGCCTGAGATCTGGAAGGCCACTTTTAATCATTATCACGTGACCCACGTGTTGCCGCGACTCTCGGGAATGAACCCGGACTACCGCACCTTCTTCGATTTACTGACCACGCCGGACTGGCAATTGACCAGCCTTAATGCGGCAACAGCCGTCTTTTATCGCACTGACACCGAAAATGAAAAGACCGTCGAATTCCTGGCATCCCATAAGCTGAATTTCAAAGAGCTCGCATTTCAGCAACAGAAAGACTTTCCTGAAATTCGCAGTGACTGGGCACGTCCGCAGTCGATTTACAGTCGCTACCTGTTGCCTCAGACAGTCAGTCTGGAGAACGATGTGCAGACCGCACGTCATTATCTGGGACTCATGTCGCAGGCAGGTGGGAACCATGAATTAACCTCCAGCTTTGCGATTCTGGCGATTCAAAAGGCCAATCGTGGGTTGATCGAAAATCCAAACAGTGCAGAAGCCTACCGCATCCTGGGAAGTGCCTACAGTTATCTGGCACGACTGGAAGCACAACTGCTGATTCCCCCCGGCGCCAATGGTCAGCAACGACAGCAGGTCGGAATCGACCGCATGCGTTACTTCCAGATCCTGCATGCCTACCACCAGTCATTGATTATTGAACCCGACTTTGCCCCCACTCATATGCTGCTGTTTGAGATCTATTCCAATATGCGGAAAGTCGATCTCGCGCATCGGGAACTGAAAGCCTACCTGGAAATGGTAGAAGGTCAGGAACAGATGGACGACGAAGCCTTTGCCCGTCTGCGTGCCTACTCAGAACACGTTGAGAAACTGCAGGGGCAGATCAATCAGGTTTCTGAGGAACTGGCGCAGCTGGAAGAAAAAGGCGGCGATCGGCTGCAACTGGCGAGCCAGGCTTACCAGAATGGTTTTGTCCTGCTGGCACAACATTACCTGGATGACCCGGTCTATGTGAAGCAGAATCCCCTCGCTCAGAATCTGCAGGCGACGATTCTGATGGAAGTCGGTCAGTCTGAAGCAGCCGCGAATCAGGTATCGCAGTTACAGCGTGATGCACAGAATCAGCCACAGATTCCCTGGCGGGCACAAGCCGCATTCACCAGTCTGGGGAATGGAAACTACCGTGGATGCTTTGATCTCTGGCGACAGGAGATTCGAGAGCACGAAGAGGCCCGGATTGCAGGTGTGTTGCAGACACTGCCTCTGGTTCAGCCTCCCACCAACAGCTTCTGGCCCACTCAGCATGCGGTTTCGGTCATCAACTATCTGTATGGACTGGCCCAGCAGCAGACGCCGTTGAAGTTGAACATGGCCCGCTGTGAAATTGAAGCGGGTCAACCGGAGCAGGCCACGGCCCTGTTACAGGAGATCATTGATGACGCGCCGGACACGCCGTATCGACCCATGATCCGCTTTTACCTGTATCAACTGACGGGGACGTTGATTCCGGAACAACCGGAAGCACCGGCGGGGCAGACGGAGCCAGAGGAAGTTGAACTACCCCTCGTAGCTCCGAAACCCTGA
- a CDS encoding thioesterase family protein gives MQGQRPKIGESKSITFEVTPELTITFGGGDTEISVLSTPSLIWFLEQAALQFLEPWLEADFLSVGTHVDIEHLAPTPPGKQVQCTARLIYQDGPVYRFNVEAFAGGDKIASGLHSRRIVRLSQLAKRLRKN, from the coding sequence ATGCAGGGGCAGCGTCCCAAAATCGGTGAGAGCAAGTCAATCACCTTTGAAGTCACTCCCGAATTGACGATCACCTTCGGCGGTGGAGATACAGAAATTTCCGTACTCTCCACCCCGTCGCTGATTTGGTTTCTGGAGCAGGCTGCGTTACAATTTCTGGAGCCTTGGCTGGAAGCGGACTTTTTGAGCGTCGGCACCCATGTGGATATCGAGCATCTGGCTCCCACTCCACCAGGCAAGCAGGTGCAGTGCACCGCACGGCTCATCTATCAGGACGGTCCGGTGTATCGCTTCAATGTAGAAGCGTTTGCAGGTGGTGACAAGATCGCCAGCGGCCTGCATTCCCGCCGCATCGTACGTTTGAGCCAGTTGGCAAAACGCTTACGAAAAAACTAA